In a single window of the Thermus amyloliquefaciens genome:
- a CDS encoding TAXI family TRAP transporter solute-binding subunit: MRWLALALVLGLALAQKPQVLIGTGGVGGVYFYYGTAVAEILSKAGVVQAQAMQSGGSMENLMLLRDRTDPARGVYYCGTVLPDAALMAYQGEERFQGKPAPVRILFTMYPNYLHVVTTEDSGIRVLQDLRGKRVSTEVAGGIIEYEARILMGAAIPGFDPKVHFAKWERVRVAESAQMLSEGNLDAFFWSGGLPTGSILELSGSLARKGKRLFLVPLLKESTPVQVLMRRFPGVVDTGVIPKGVYNTRFDAPTLTFWNVFVCPASLPEEVAYAMVKAVFENLQSLYAAVAPARDTTLENAVRSRGGKVPYHEGAVRYFRERGVWR; this comes from the coding sequence ATGCGTTGGTTGGCTTTGGCCTTGGTGTTGGGATTGGCCCTGGCGCAGAAGCCCCAGGTGCTCATCGGCACAGGCGGCGTGGGCGGGGTCTACTTCTACTACGGCACCGCGGTGGCGGAGATCCTCAGCAAAGCGGGGGTGGTCCAAGCCCAGGCCATGCAATCGGGCGGTTCCATGGAGAACCTCATGCTCCTGCGGGACCGCACGGACCCGGCGAGGGGCGTTTATTACTGCGGTACCGTGCTTCCGGATGCGGCCCTTATGGCCTACCAGGGGGAGGAGCGCTTTCAGGGGAAGCCTGCCCCCGTGAGGATCCTCTTCACCATGTACCCCAACTACCTTCACGTGGTAACCACGGAGGACAGCGGTATCCGCGTCCTTCAGGACCTGCGGGGCAAGAGGGTGTCCACGGAGGTGGCGGGAGGCATCATCGAGTACGAGGCCCGGATCCTTATGGGGGCCGCCATCCCCGGGTTTGACCCCAAGGTCCACTTCGCCAAGTGGGAGCGGGTGCGGGTGGCCGAGAGCGCCCAGATGCTTTCCGAGGGGAACCTGGATGCCTTCTTCTGGTCCGGGGGGTTGCCCACGGGAAGCATCCTGGAGCTCTCGGGTAGCCTGGCCCGCAAGGGGAAGCGGCTTTTCCTGGTGCCCTTGCTGAAGGAGAGCACCCCGGTGCAGGTGCTCATGCGGCGCTTCCCTGGGGTGGTGGACACCGGGGTCATCCCCAAGGGCGTCTACAATACCCGGTTCGACGCTCCCACACTCACCTTCTGGAACGTCTTTGTCTGCCCCGCAAGCCTTCCTGAGGAGGTGGCCTACGCCATGGTCAAGGCGGTCTTTGAAAACCTGCAGAGCCTCTACGCCGCCGTGGCCCCGGCCCGGGACACCACCTTGGAGAACGCGGTGCGCTCCCGCGGTGGCAAGGTGCCCTACCACGAGGGGGCGGTCCGCTATTTCCGGGAGCGGGGGGTGTGGCGCTAA
- a CDS encoding LamB/YcsF family protein, whose amino-acid sequence MFIDLNADAGESYGTFTYGHDREIFPLVTSVNLACGFHGGSPSRMREAVTLAKAHGVAVGAHPGFPDLVGFGRREMALSPEEVYADVLYQIGALHAFLRAEGLKLHHVKPHGALYLKACRDRETARAIAEAVKAFDPEVPLVVLPGTPYEEEARRAGLRVVLEAFPERAYLQNGQLAPRSLPGSWITDPEEAARRALRMVLEGKVEALDGGEVAVRAETLCIHGDNPRGPEVAQAVRRALEEAGVEIRAF is encoded by the coding sequence ATGTTCATTGACCTCAATGCCGACGCCGGGGAGTCCTATGGGACCTTCACCTACGGCCACGACCGGGAGATCTTCCCCCTGGTGACCTCGGTGAACCTGGCCTGCGGCTTTCACGGGGGAAGCCCAAGCCGGATGCGGGAGGCGGTGACCCTAGCCAAGGCCCACGGGGTGGCGGTGGGGGCCCACCCGGGCTTTCCCGATCTGGTGGGCTTTGGCCGCCGGGAGATGGCCCTAAGCCCCGAGGAGGTGTATGCGGACGTGCTCTACCAGATCGGGGCCCTCCACGCCTTCCTAAGGGCGGAGGGCCTTAAGCTCCACCACGTGAAGCCCCATGGGGCCCTCTACCTCAAGGCCTGCCGGGATCGGGAAACGGCCCGGGCCATCGCCGAGGCGGTAAAGGCCTTTGACCCGGAGGTGCCCCTGGTGGTCCTCCCGGGCACGCCCTACGAGGAGGAGGCCCGGAGGGCGGGCCTAAGGGTGGTCCTCGAGGCCTTCCCCGAAAGGGCCTACCTGCAAAATGGCCAGCTCGCCCCCCGCTCCCTGCCGGGAAGCTGGATCACCGATCCCGAAGAGGCCGCCCGCAGGGCCCTGAGGATGGTCCTGGAAGGCAAGGTGGAGGCCCTGGACGGCGGCGAGGTGGCGGTGCGGGCGGAGACCCTTTGCATCCACGGGGACAACCCCCGGGGCCCTGAGGTGGCCCAGGCAGTGCGCCGGGCTTTGGAGGAGGCTGGGGTGGAGATCCGGGCCTTCTAA
- a CDS encoding MBL fold metallo-hydrolase: protein MQVIPLWTGFPGRTHRGYLGASSAYAILASKVVLYDTLGFGEREGLYDRLNDLGIPPERVEVVVVSHLHFDHAANVDLFPWAEVILHPREWAHAERVARNPLEDPACLYPLLPLLERLHLKEVATEEEIMPGLRLLHLPGHTPGLLGLEVEGMGVLVSDAVKSRFDLEGPPAPPCWNPKLALESRARIREYPRIFPGHDTPLVRRGESLVPEAMAELGLVFGGKEVKLTV from the coding sequence ATGCAGGTCATCCCTTTGTGGACGGGTTTTCCTGGGAGAACCCACCGCGGCTACCTGGGTGCCTCTAGCGCCTACGCCATCCTGGCATCCAAGGTGGTTCTTTACGACACCCTGGGTTTCGGCGAAAGGGAAGGGCTTTATGACCGCCTCAATGACCTGGGTATACCCCCGGAGAGGGTGGAGGTCGTGGTGGTAAGCCATCTCCATTTCGACCACGCCGCCAACGTGGACCTTTTCCCCTGGGCAGAGGTCATCCTGCACCCGCGGGAGTGGGCCCATGCCGAGAGGGTGGCCCGGAATCCCCTCGAGGACCCCGCCTGCCTCTACCCTCTCCTCCCCCTCCTTGAGCGCCTTCACCTCAAGGAGGTGGCCACGGAAGAGGAGATCATGCCAGGGCTCCGCCTGCTCCATCTGCCCGGGCATACCCCGGGGCTATTGGGCCTCGAGGTGGAGGGCATGGGCGTCCTGGTCAGCGATGCGGTCAAGAGCCGCTTTGACCTAGAAGGCCCCCCAGCACCCCCCTGTTGGAACCCGAAGCTGGCCCTGGAGAGCCGGGCCCGCATCCGGGAATACCCTCGCATTTTCCCCGGCCATGACACCCCTTTGGTACGGAGGGGGGAGTCCCTTGTACCGGAGGCCATGGCCGAGTTAGGCCTCGTCTTTGGGGGTAAGGAGGTTAAGCTTACGGTGTGA
- the nagA gene encoding N-acetylglucosamine-6-phosphate deacetylase, producing the protein MLEGTILTPTGFVQGRLHFSEWIEAIEEAPVEGPYILPGFLDLHVHGGGGREVMEGQEGVEATLRFHLQHGTTGLLATTVTAPLPELEEALRGIQKAMAGPLGEALLGVHLEGPFISQDRLGAQPPFPLLPDLEIADWLLSLAPVKVLTLAPELPGALDLLRFLAEGGVRVQLGHTAATYAEGEAALEAGAFGFTHLYNAMTGLHHREPGVVGLALERGMWAEIIPDGLHVHPAALKLALKSIPGLYFVTDAVAAAGMPDGKYPLGVHQVEKRGHGVWLGGSLAGSTLTMDQALRNLVAWGVPLEEAARRLSSYPARYLDLRDRGEIAPGKRADLVVLDHDLRVREVYLGGKQRV; encoded by the coding sequence ATGCTGGAAGGCACCATCCTTACCCCTACCGGTTTCGTCCAGGGCAGGCTCCACTTCTCCGAGTGGATTGAGGCCATAGAGGAAGCCCCCGTGGAGGGCCCCTACATCCTCCCCGGCTTCCTGGACCTCCACGTCCACGGGGGAGGGGGAAGGGAGGTGATGGAAGGCCAGGAGGGCGTGGAAGCCACCCTCCGCTTCCACCTCCAGCACGGCACCACCGGCCTTTTGGCCACCACCGTCACCGCGCCGCTTCCTGAGCTGGAAGAGGCCCTCAGGGGCATCCAAAAGGCCATGGCAGGCCCCCTTGGGGAAGCCCTCCTCGGCGTCCATCTTGAAGGCCCCTTCATTTCCCAAGACCGCCTCGGGGCCCAGCCCCCCTTCCCCCTCCTCCCGGATCTGGAAATCGCCGACTGGCTCCTCTCCCTAGCCCCGGTCAAGGTCCTCACCCTGGCCCCCGAGCTCCCCGGGGCCCTGGACCTTCTCCGCTTCCTGGCAGAAGGCGGGGTGCGCGTCCAGTTAGGCCATACCGCCGCCACCTATGCCGAAGGGGAAGCCGCCCTGGAAGCGGGCGCCTTTGGCTTCACCCACCTCTACAACGCCATGACCGGCCTCCACCACCGCGAACCCGGGGTGGTGGGCCTGGCCCTGGAGCGGGGCATGTGGGCCGAGATCATCCCCGATGGCCTCCACGTGCACCCCGCCGCCCTGAAGCTGGCCCTGAAGAGCATCCCCGGCCTTTACTTCGTCACCGACGCGGTGGCGGCGGCGGGGATGCCGGATGGGAAGTACCCCTTGGGTGTCCACCAGGTGGAGAAGCGGGGCCACGGGGTCTGGCTTGGGGGCTCCTTGGCGGGAAGTACCCTCACCATGGACCAGGCCCTCCGGAACCTGGTGGCCTGGGGGGTGCCCTTGGAGGAGGCGGCGCGCAGGCTTTCCTCCTATCCGGCCCGCTACCTGGACCTACGGGACCGGGGGGAGATCGCCCCTGGGAAGCGGGCGGACCTGGTGGTGCTGGATCACGACCTCAGGGTGCGGGAGGTGTACCTGGGGGGAAAGCAGAGGGTTTAG
- a CDS encoding anhydro-N-acetylmuramic acid kinase, producing MRVLGLMSGTSADGVDLVLAEFQGRPPRVAHRVLEHRLGEVNVLGRATGGRDLRAGQAVEP from the coding sequence ATGAGGGTCCTGGGCCTCATGTCCGGCACCAGCGCCGACGGGGTGGACCTGGTGCTGGCGGAGTTTCAGGGCAGGCCACCCCGGGTGGCCCACCGGGTGTTGGAGCACCGCCTAGGCGAGGTGAACGTCCTGGGCCGGGCCACGGGGGGCCGGGACCTCCGCGCCGGGCAGGCGGTGGAACCCTAG